A genomic region of Microscilla marina ATCC 23134 contains the following coding sequences:
- a CDS encoding caspase family protein, translating to MAKLIKILVCLLITMANIQAQTFPFKPFHTIKGYKGFILDARLSAKNTYLAVATNQNRVELRNQSFEKIWSYQNNPANYGMNLCFAPNEKHLVFSKYQSFRDVGVLDITQKKIVQKLKTGGAAIVQYSPDGQFLITAGRARQSRTGIIKVWQWKGKQFELQQSFPYQHKRFQNFRSIAFSPNGQYFALLGTMANVLVYKRRKKKFSFFQLIPQRSWTRGIAFHPNGKYLAFGTRNKLYSLRLDKNKQFAYNDSIRVYGGEIRDLKFTPKGKHLLACNKQIRVYVWKSGKFEHNEEEDTYDLHGSNVFALDTNKDLIVSGGKDKRLIIATSGKVPVKSITKNNTQGKKGDTKKVTKNKLDSDDLDFDVATSGKNYLLVVGINKYQSWKPLINATTDARKVAKILQKRYGFTKENTIEVYDEQATNKNILKQLSSLREKLTGQDNLLLYYSGHGYYNAAIKEGFWIPFNAQKGEETQYLANSTLLKYIKAIKAKHIFLVADACFSGSLFTQGKRGYIENVEKYRSRWGFASGRLELVSDGTIGESSPFATYFLKYLSQNQKKRFPISELIQYVKVAVSNNASQTPIGHPLKNVGDEGGEFVFYLKK from the coding sequence ATGGCAAAACTTATAAAAATATTGGTTTGTCTTTTAATCACAATGGCAAACATTCAGGCACAAACGTTTCCCTTCAAACCATTTCATACCATAAAGGGTTACAAGGGTTTTATCCTTGATGCACGCCTTTCGGCTAAAAATACCTATCTGGCAGTAGCTACCAACCAAAACAGGGTAGAACTAAGGAATCAAAGTTTTGAAAAAATATGGAGCTATCAAAACAACCCGGCAAACTACGGGATGAACTTGTGCTTTGCCCCCAATGAAAAGCATTTAGTATTTAGTAAGTATCAGTCGTTTCGCGATGTTGGTGTGTTAGACATTACCCAAAAGAAGATAGTTCAAAAGCTAAAAACCGGTGGTGCTGCTATAGTGCAATACAGTCCTGATGGACAATTTTTGATCACCGCAGGCAGGGCCCGACAAAGCCGAACAGGTATAATTAAAGTCTGGCAGTGGAAGGGCAAGCAGTTTGAACTACAGCAATCTTTTCCTTACCAACACAAACGTTTTCAGAACTTTCGTTCTATTGCATTTAGCCCCAACGGGCAATACTTTGCCCTGTTAGGCACTATGGCAAATGTATTGGTTTATAAAAGGCGCAAAAAAAAGTTTTCGTTTTTCCAACTTATCCCCCAAAGATCCTGGACTCGCGGGATTGCTTTTCACCCCAACGGTAAATACCTGGCGTTTGGCACCCGTAACAAATTATATAGCCTTCGCCTTGACAAAAACAAGCAGTTTGCCTACAATGATAGTATAAGAGTGTATGGTGGAGAAATCAGAGATTTAAAGTTTACTCCTAAGGGCAAACATTTGTTGGCGTGTAATAAACAAATAAGGGTGTATGTCTGGAAAAGTGGCAAATTTGAGCACAACGAAGAAGAAGACACCTACGACTTGCATGGCAGTAATGTTTTTGCGCTTGATACAAACAAAGACTTGATTGTTTCGGGAGGCAAAGACAAACGCCTTATCATTGCTACTTCGGGCAAAGTGCCAGTGAAGTCAATAACTAAAAATAATACCCAAGGCAAAAAAGGAGACACTAAAAAAGTGACTAAAAACAAGTTAGATAGTGATGACCTGGATTTTGATGTAGCTACTTCGGGCAAAAACTATTTGTTGGTGGTGGGTATCAACAAATACCAATCATGGAAACCCCTCATAAATGCCACTACTGACGCTCGTAAAGTAGCAAAAATACTCCAGAAACGTTATGGCTTTACCAAAGAAAACACCATAGAGGTGTATGACGAACAAGCGACTAACAAAAATATTTTAAAGCAATTGTCAAGCTTGCGTGAAAAACTCACCGGACAAGACAATTTGTTGTTGTATTACTCTGGGCATGGCTACTATAACGCTGCCATCAAAGAAGGCTTTTGGATTCCATTTAATGCCCAAAAAGGTGAAGAAACCCAGTACCTCGCCAATTCTACCCTGCTTAAGTACATCAAGGCGATCAAAGCCAAGCATATATTTTTGGTGGCAGACGCTTGCTTTTCGGGGTCGTTGTTTACGCAGGGTAAACGTGGTTATATAGAAAATGTAGAAAAGTATCGCTCACGTTGGGGCTTTGCTTCGGGGCGTTTAGAGCTGGTGTCAGACGGCACCATAGGCGAGAGTAGTCCTTTTGCTACTTACTTTTTGAAGTACCTCAGCCAAAATCAAAAAAAACGATTTCCTATTAGCGAGTTAATTCAATATGTAAAAGTGGCAGTGTCGAACAATGCCAGTCAAACCCCCATTGGGCATCCCTTGAAAAACGTAGGGGACGAAGGCGGTGAGTTTGTGTTTTATTTAAAAAAATAA
- a CDS encoding KTSC domain-containing protein, producing the protein MAKFKRNHTESSLITSTAYDPFSQVLEIVFCRGGIYEYANVSEQEFKNMQNAKSVGLYFNGNIRNKKKELYRKVRD; encoded by the coding sequence ATGGCAAAATTTAAGAGAAACCACACTGAGTCTTCACTAATTACTTCTACTGCTTATGACCCGTTTAGTCAAGTACTGGAAATAGTATTTTGCCGGGGAGGCATCTACGAGTATGCCAATGTGTCGGAACAAGAATTTAAGAATATGCAAAACGCCAAATCAGTAGGGCTTTACTTTAACGGCAACATCCGAAACAAAAAAAAGGAGCTTTACAGAAAAGTACGGGATTAG
- the asnB gene encoding asparagine synthase (glutamine-hydrolyzing) — translation MCGITGIYAFNELGRFFSINLQQATLQLNRRGPDFLNTSLHERINLGHTRLSIIDPNPAANQPMTDPTERYTIVFNGEIYNYREIRQNLQNQGVEFSTESDTEVVLQAYIHQGVKCLQRFNGFFAFAIYDEQTQRMLFARDRLGIKPLLIYQDEDKLIFGSEMKALIRFGIEKEIDYVSLKQYLQLNYIPQPYTMLKKVRKLPAGHYLIVEGRKNQTEEAFYQIPYQGKANNGAKTYEEAQSEFAQILERSVQQRLVSDVPLGSFLSGGIDSSVIATLAARHTDQLHTFSIGYKDEPFFDETNYAQLVAKKIGAKHTVFSVSNQDMLDHIYEILNYIDEPFADSSAIAVYILSQRTKAHVTVALSGDGADELFSGYNKHAAEYRLRQNSWKVGLVKSLSGVWNALPKSRSSKIGNKIRQLARFAEGAKLSVKDRYWSWATFAQEGDVDDLFNEKIRAKAIQEVYDERKQDLLQHLQHEGVEDFNELLLTDMQLVLPSDMLTKVDLMSMANGLEVRVPFLDHEVVNFGFSLPAKYKIDANYRKKIVQDTFRDVLPKELYQRPKKGFEVPLLKWLRHDLHDMVMKDLLSDEFVEKQAIFKVEEVQKIKQKLLSNNPEDTHARVWGLLVFQHWWKKWFA, via the coding sequence ATGTGTGGCATTACCGGGATTTATGCATTTAATGAATTAGGGCGTTTTTTTAGCATTAACCTACAGCAGGCTACCCTGCAGCTTAACCGACGCGGCCCTGATTTTCTCAATACTTCGTTACACGAACGAATCAACCTGGGACATACACGGCTATCAATCATAGACCCCAACCCTGCCGCAAATCAACCCATGACCGACCCTACCGAAAGGTATACTATAGTATTTAACGGGGAAATTTATAATTACCGTGAAATCCGGCAAAACCTTCAAAATCAAGGAGTTGAATTCAGCACTGAGTCTGACACTGAGGTAGTACTCCAAGCATACATCCACCAAGGAGTAAAATGTCTGCAAAGATTCAATGGTTTTTTTGCCTTTGCCATTTACGACGAACAAACCCAAAGAATGCTGTTTGCCCGTGACCGCCTGGGTATCAAGCCCTTGTTGATTTACCAGGATGAAGATAAATTGATTTTTGGTTCAGAAATGAAAGCCTTGATCCGCTTTGGTATCGAGAAAGAGATAGACTATGTAAGTCTTAAGCAATACTTGCAGCTCAACTACATCCCCCAGCCTTACACGATGCTCAAAAAAGTACGCAAACTACCTGCCGGGCACTACCTTATTGTTGAAGGGCGCAAAAACCAAACAGAGGAGGCTTTTTACCAAATTCCCTATCAGGGCAAAGCCAACAATGGGGCGAAAACCTATGAAGAAGCCCAAAGCGAATTTGCCCAAATTCTTGAACGCTCAGTGCAGCAAAGGCTCGTGTCTGATGTACCGCTGGGATCGTTTTTGAGTGGTGGCATAGACTCTTCTGTCATTGCTACCCTGGCTGCACGTCATACCGATCAACTGCATACTTTCTCTATTGGCTACAAAGACGAACCTTTCTTTGACGAAACCAATTACGCTCAGTTGGTGGCTAAAAAAATAGGCGCAAAACATACCGTTTTTTCCGTGTCAAACCAAGACATGCTCGACCATATCTATGAAATTTTGAACTACATAGATGAACCTTTTGCCGATTCGTCGGCGATTGCAGTATATATACTAAGCCAACGCACCAAGGCACATGTAACGGTAGCACTTTCGGGCGATGGAGCTGACGAGTTGTTTTCGGGCTACAACAAACACGCGGCCGAGTACCGCCTTAGACAAAATAGTTGGAAGGTGGGTTTAGTAAAATCATTATCGGGCGTTTGGAATGCCTTGCCAAAGTCGCGCAGCAGCAAAATAGGCAACAAAATACGTCAATTGGCAAGGTTTGCCGAAGGAGCCAAATTATCAGTAAAAGATCGCTACTGGAGTTGGGCTACTTTTGCTCAAGAAGGCGACGTAGATGATTTGTTTAATGAAAAAATTCGGGCAAAAGCCATCCAAGAGGTGTACGACGAACGCAAACAAGACCTTTTGCAGCACCTGCAGCACGAAGGAGTAGAAGATTTTAACGAACTATTGCTCACCGATATGCAATTGGTGTTACCCAGTGACATGCTCACCAAAGTAGACCTCATGTCTATGGCAAACGGGCTGGAGGTGCGGGTGCCTTTCTTAGACCATGAAGTGGTCAACTTTGGGTTTAGCCTTCCGGCAAAATATAAAATTGACGCCAATTATCGCAAAAAAATAGTGCAAGACACTTTTCGTGATGTGCTGCCCAAGGAGCTCTACCAACGTCCCAAAAAAGGTTTTGAAGTGCCTTTGCTCAAATGGCTACGCCACGACTTGCACGACATGGTGATGAAGGACTTGCTTTCGGATGAGTTTGTAGAAAAGCAAGCCATTTTTAAAGTAGAAGAAGTGCAAAAAATTAAGCAAAAGCTATTATCTAACAACCCTGAAGATACCCACGCCAGGGTTTGGGGTTTGCTGGTATTTCAACACTGGTGGAAAAAGTGGTTTGCTTAA
- a CDS encoding YceI family protein — MKKTILILLVMLTVAATGVFAQTKWKINKADVKFKIRNAGINVSGSFEGFKGKIIFSPDNLAGSRLIGIIQTATINTGIKGRDRHLRKEDFFHAIKYPVIKMKSTKIVKEGEQYVAYFDVFIKGVTKNIKVPFSYAKNGNTATFKASFKINRRDFGVGGKSLIMSNTAKIALNITAAAS; from the coding sequence ATGAAAAAAACTATTCTAATTTTGTTGGTGATGCTCACTGTAGCAGCCACTGGAGTTTTCGCCCAAACCAAGTGGAAAATAAACAAAGCAGATGTTAAATTTAAAATAAGAAACGCCGGAATTAATGTATCAGGTTCTTTTGAAGGCTTTAAGGGCAAAATAATTTTTAGCCCCGACAACTTGGCAGGCAGTCGCCTGATTGGGATAATTCAAACTGCTACCATCAATACTGGGATCAAGGGGCGTGACCGTCATTTGCGTAAAGAAGATTTTTTTCATGCGATTAAGTACCCGGTAATTAAAATGAAATCGACCAAAATAGTAAAGGAAGGCGAGCAGTATGTAGCCTACTTTGATGTATTTATCAAAGGGGTAACCAAAAATATAAAAGTGCCCTTTTCTTACGCTAAAAATGGAAATACGGCCACTTTTAAAGCTTCTTTTAAAATCAATCGCCGTGATTTTGGGGTAGGAGGTAAGAGTTTAATCATGAGTAATACAGCAAAAATTGCGTTGAATATTACTGCGGCGGCTTCTTAG
- a CDS encoding DUF2141 domain-containing protein, translating into MIHYFLTLWLSLGTMSSLGGELAVSVKDIRTVRGKIYMAVYNRAEGFLEIENAVATQIAPVTGKQVVIRFRNLKPGYYAIATYHDKNSDGKMNKNLVGIPTEYYGFSRDARARFSAPSFEAARFYYKGGNATTVIHLK; encoded by the coding sequence ATGATACATTACTTTCTAACTCTATGGCTTAGTTTGGGAACAATGAGTAGCCTTGGTGGTGAACTTGCGGTAAGTGTGAAAGACATTCGAACAGTGAGAGGAAAAATCTATATGGCAGTGTATAACCGTGCCGAAGGATTTCTGGAGATTGAGAATGCTGTGGCTACCCAAATTGCCCCTGTTACCGGAAAACAGGTGGTGATTCGTTTCCGCAATCTAAAGCCCGGCTATTATGCTATCGCTACTTACCACGATAAGAACAGCGACGGCAAAATGAATAAAAACCTGGTGGGGATACCCACCGAATATTACGGGTTTTCGCGCGATGCCCGCGCTCGCTTCAGCGCGCCCTCGTTTGAGGCTGCCCGGTTTTATTACAAAGGAGGCAACGCCACCACTGTGATTCATCTAAAATAG
- a CDS encoding TonB-dependent receptor: protein MKTPRLLLLITSLLCIQTAVWAQTQTIRGRVLDKQSKFPLVGATVAVLDTKPLLGAATDADGYFIIENVPLGRHIVRVSYLGYKEQTRPNVVVNAGKQTILNLALEEAITSTDEIVITAEKDKTRTNNEMALLSARGFTIEETSRYAGSRNDPSRMAQNFAGVSGANDSRNDIIIRGNSPTGLLWRLEGVDIPNPSHFGALGTTGGPVSMLNYNTLSNSDFLTGAFPAEYGNGISGVFDLQMRTGNNAKREYMAQLGFNGLELGAEGPFSKKSKTTYLVNYRYSTLAVFDALGISFGTGTAIPNYQDLSFKVDVPTKNAGRFSVFGVGGFSNIDLLASKTEFDPNDLFSQSANDIRQKTSMGVVGLTHLYFFNKNTYSQLNLAVSRSTEGTTIDSIYRNPNTKVVEALVYRGTRDFRQVKYTLREQINKKLNARNNVNIGVILDWYQLTMVDSFLVDGGSRFRRLRDFNGGSGLLRGYAQWQHRFNDQFTLNAGVHYQQFLLNNTYAIEPRLGLKYSFTPTQSVSIGAGLHSQLQPLQVYFRQEDGTGIRTNRDLEFTKSRHLVLAYDNSLTPNLRLKVEGYYQQLVDVPVDADYPHFSLANAGAGFGIPTLDNMTNGGTGRNYGVELTLEKFYSKGYYFLFTGSLFESKYKGYDGIERNTAFNGNFVTNGLLGKEWRVGKRNTLAIDLKVTYAGGRRFIPIDLEASRQQNDEVLLYDQAYEQKLDDYFRFDFKIGFKMNGKRITQEWFIDIQNVTNQQNVFTRSYNTTANDIQTTYQLGLFPLVQWRLLF, encoded by the coding sequence ATGAAAACACCTCGCTTACTTTTACTTATTACAAGTTTGTTGTGCATACAAACAGCAGTGTGGGCACAAACCCAAACCATTAGGGGAAGGGTGCTCGACAAACAATCTAAGTTTCCACTGGTGGGGGCTACAGTAGCTGTTTTAGACACCAAACCTTTGCTGGGAGCGGCTACCGATGCTGATGGGTATTTTATTATTGAAAACGTACCTTTGGGTAGACACATTGTGCGAGTGTCTTACTTAGGCTACAAAGAGCAAACCAGACCCAATGTAGTGGTAAATGCGGGCAAGCAAACCATACTTAACCTGGCCTTAGAAGAGGCCATCACATCCACTGATGAAATTGTAATTACTGCCGAAAAAGACAAAACCCGCACTAATAATGAAATGGCGTTGTTGAGTGCCAGGGGATTTACCATAGAAGAAACCTCGCGTTATGCAGGTAGTCGAAATGACCCCTCACGTATGGCACAAAACTTTGCGGGAGTAAGTGGTGCCAACGACAGCCGCAATGACATCATTATCCGAGGCAACTCACCCACTGGTTTGTTGTGGCGTTTAGAAGGCGTAGACATTCCCAACCCCAGTCACTTTGGCGCGTTGGGCACTACGGGTGGTCCGGTGAGCATGCTCAATTACAATACTTTGTCTAACTCTGATTTTTTGACTGGAGCATTTCCCGCCGAATATGGCAATGGTATATCGGGAGTGTTTGACCTACAGATGCGCACCGGAAACAATGCCAAACGAGAGTATATGGCACAGTTGGGGTTCAATGGGTTAGAGTTAGGAGCAGAAGGCCCTTTCTCAAAAAAATCAAAAACTACTTATCTGGTCAATTATCGTTACTCTACCCTTGCTGTATTTGATGCGCTGGGCATCAGTTTTGGTACAGGCACTGCCATACCCAATTACCAGGACTTGTCATTTAAGGTAGATGTACCTACCAAAAATGCAGGGCGTTTTTCGGTGTTTGGGGTAGGAGGCTTTAGTAATATTGATTTGCTGGCAAGCAAAACTGAGTTTGACCCTAACGATTTGTTTAGCCAAAGTGCCAACGACATTCGCCAAAAAACCAGCATGGGTGTTGTAGGCTTGACTCACCTTTATTTTTTCAACAAAAACACTTATTCACAACTCAATCTGGCGGTTTCACGCTCTACCGAGGGTACTACCATTGACTCTATTTACCGCAACCCCAACACCAAGGTAGTCGAGGCGCTTGTTTATAGAGGTACCCGTGACTTCCGACAGGTAAAATACACCTTGCGTGAACAAATTAATAAGAAATTAAATGCACGTAATAACGTGAACATAGGAGTGATCCTGGACTGGTATCAGCTTACAATGGTAGATAGTTTTTTGGTAGATGGAGGCAGCCGCTTTCGCCGACTCAGAGATTTTAACGGAGGCAGTGGTTTGCTGCGTGGGTATGCACAATGGCAGCACCGTTTCAACGATCAATTTACCCTAAACGCAGGAGTACACTACCAACAATTTTTGCTCAATAATACCTATGCGATTGAGCCAAGGTTGGGGCTTAAGTATAGCTTTACGCCTACCCAATCCGTCAGCATTGGCGCCGGACTACACAGTCAATTGCAACCTTTGCAAGTATATTTTCGCCAGGAAGATGGCACGGGTATTCGTACCAATCGAGACCTTGAGTTTACCAAAAGCCGTCACTTGGTGCTTGCCTACGACAATTCTTTGACTCCTAACTTACGCCTGAAAGTAGAAGGATATTACCAACAGCTGGTTGATGTGCCAGTAGACGCTGACTATCCTCATTTTTCGCTGGCAAATGCTGGGGCAGGTTTTGGTATTCCTACATTAGACAATATGACCAATGGGGGCACCGGGCGAAACTACGGGGTAGAGCTTACCCTGGAGAAGTTTTACAGCAAGGGCTATTACTTCTTGTTTACCGGGTCGCTCTTTGAGTCTAAATACAAAGGCTATGATGGCATAGAGCGTAATACTGCTTTTAACGGCAATTTTGTGACCAACGGCCTGCTGGGGAAGGAGTGGAGAGTAGGTAAACGCAATACCTTGGCCATTGACCTGAAAGTAACTTATGCCGGAGGGCGAAGATTTATTCCAATAGATTTGGAAGCTTCACGTCAGCAAAACGACGAGGTACTATTGTATGACCAGGCATACGAGCAAAAGCTGGATGATTATTTTAGGTTTGATTTTAAGATAGGATTTAAAATGAACGGCAAACGTATTACCCAAGAGTGGTTTATAGACATTCAGAATGTAACCAATCAACAAAATGTATTTACTCGGTCGTACAACACTACCGCCAACGATATTCAAACTACCTATCAACTAGGGCTGTTTCCGCTAGTACAATGGAGACTCTTATTTTAA